Proteins found in one Flavobacterium channae genomic segment:
- a CDS encoding Y-family DNA polymerase: protein MYALVDCNNFYVSCERVFQPHLNGKPVVVLSNNDGCVISRSNEAKALGVPMGAPEFKVRDEIKQHDIHVFSSNYALYGDLSHRVMATLAHFTPNVEVYSIDEAFLNFTGQTIPDYHEYGLQIRKRILKWLSIPTGIGFAPSKALSKMANHIAKKFPERTQGVYVIDTDEKRIKALKWTKIGDVWGIGYRLTKKMHAKGIITAYDFTLPKNEWYIRKEMGVVGMRLKYELEGKSVLEMEEPKAKKNIAVTRSFEKDISDFDELKERVVTFASVCSEKLRKQNSCCYGVILYLSKDRFRANGEKYSFYRLQTLSFPSNTAFSISGLAIKMLKELYEEGAVYKKAGVIVTDIIPANQKQFHLFDDENPKFQKLMEVMDAYHEKVGERKIRLASQDLKRTWKMKQNHLSKRYTTNFNELIEVKCQ from the coding sequence ATGTATGCTTTAGTTGATTGTAATAATTTTTACGTTTCGTGCGAACGTGTTTTTCAACCTCATTTGAATGGTAAACCTGTTGTGGTTTTATCTAACAATGATGGTTGTGTAATTTCGCGTAGTAATGAAGCTAAAGCACTTGGTGTTCCTATGGGAGCTCCCGAGTTTAAAGTCCGTGATGAGATTAAGCAACACGACATACATGTTTTTTCATCGAATTATGCTTTGTATGGTGATTTAAGTCATCGTGTAATGGCAACTTTAGCGCATTTTACACCAAATGTTGAGGTGTATAGTATTGATGAAGCTTTCCTAAATTTTACTGGACAAACCATACCAGATTATCATGAATATGGTTTGCAAATACGTAAGCGAATTTTAAAATGGTTGAGTATTCCAACGGGAATTGGATTTGCACCTTCGAAAGCTTTGTCTAAAATGGCCAATCATATTGCTAAGAAGTTCCCTGAGCGTACTCAAGGTGTCTATGTTATTGATACCGATGAAAAACGTATAAAAGCTCTTAAATGGACTAAAATTGGTGATGTTTGGGGAATTGGCTATCGCTTAACCAAGAAAATGCATGCCAAAGGTATTATAACTGCTTACGATTTTACTTTGCCAAAGAATGAATGGTATATTAGAAAAGAAATGGGAGTTGTGGGAATGCGTTTGAAATACGAATTAGAAGGTAAATCTGTTTTGGAAATGGAAGAGCCAAAAGCAAAGAAGAATATTGCAGTTACTCGAAGTTTTGAAAAGGATATTAGTGATTTTGATGAACTAAAAGAACGCGTAGTTACATTTGCTAGTGTTTGTTCAGAAAAATTGCGAAAGCAAAATTCATGTTGCTACGGTGTTATTTTGTATTTAAGTAAAGATAGGTTTCGTGCTAATGGCGAAAAATATAGTTTTTATCGTTTGCAAACATTGTCGTTTCCTAGTAATACTGCTTTTTCAATAAGTGGATTGGCAATTAAGATGCTTAAAGAATTATATGAGGAAGGTGCGGTTTATAAAAAGGCAGGTGTAATTGTAACTGATATAATTCCAGCGAATCAGAAGCAATTCCATTTGTTTGATGATGAAAATCCAAAATTCCAAAAATTAATGGAAGTTATGGATGCTTATCACGAGAAAGTAGGGGAGCGTAAAATCCGATTGGCTAGTCAAGATTTAAAGCGTACTTGGAAAATGAAACAAAATCATTTGTCGAAACGTTATACCACAAATTTTAACGAATTAATAGAAGTGAAATGTCAGTGA
- a CDS encoding LexA family protein produces the protein MSVKSKITFFVPDSDNPIMVPFVSGEIKAGFPSPAADFEELKLSLDHLLIKNREATFYAKASGNSMIEAGIDDGDIMVIDRSLEPHNNAISVCLIDGEFTVKRIKKDGEELYLMPENSQYKPIKVEEENELIIWGIVTYVIKKMK, from the coding sequence ATGTCAGTGAAATCTAAAATTACCTTCTTTGTTCCAGATTCGGATAACCCGATAATGGTTCCTTTTGTTTCAGGTGAAATAAAGGCTGGTTTTCCTTCTCCGGCAGCAGATTTTGAAGAGTTAAAACTGAGTTTAGATCATTTGTTGATTAAGAATAGAGAAGCTACTTTTTATGCAAAAGCAAGCGGAAATTCAATGATAGAAGCAGGAATAGATGATGGCGACATTATGGTAATTGATAGAAGTTTGGAACCTCATAATAATGCTATTTCAGTTTGTTTGATTGATGGGGAGTTTACTGTAAAACGCATTAAGAAAGATGGCGAAGAATTGTATTTAATGCCTGAAAATTCACAATACAAACCAATTAAAGTAGAAGAGGAGAATGAATTGATAATTTGGGGAATTGTAACTTATGTAATTAAGAAAATGAAATAA
- a CDS encoding peptidylprolyl isomerase, whose product MAVLSKIRQRSFFLIIIIALALFSFVLADVIQSGTFGAGANDVGSVNGTDIEAQQFMQNVAMIEKQGQGTSSTQALNSAWDQEVRRIILTEEFEKLGLKIGSEQLINVIKQNPNLAQNPQFLNAAGQFDENKFKESLKGIKNAPDQTQWLQWKEFEKNIERYALEQMYNTMIKSGVYTTKAEGKYLYKLENDKADFDYVTVAFSTVADDQVKVSDAEIIDFMKKSPKKYKSDNTTSVDFVLVENKPSKEDEQAMLSSIGDVKVKFDSVANVGEFVNANSDIKFDSTYVTKKDLPIDYQEELFNLPVGGVYGPYVFNGHQCISRMVAKKGNASAKASHILLAYKGAPQSTATRTKEEAQALANDLLAQAKANPGNFAMLAMTNSDDPGSKNNGGEYDNITPGQMVPQFNDFVFNNAVGTIGVVETDYGFHVIKVMDKYNAVLLGTVAQKIQPSEATIDAIYTKASQLEADANENADFAALAKKAGLEVIPATNLKGSDEYVQGVGSQREIVRWSFNKDTEIGDVRRFEVPQGFVIAKLKDRNESGLLPIDIAKQSVEPIIKNQKKAEIIKKKMSGASLEEAAKKSGATVQTATGVSLKAPVVPNIGNEPKVVGKAFGLAAGKTSEIIEGNTGMFMVRAKAVTKAPEVPSYETYITQDRSQNRSYAVSMSYIALKEKAEIKDNRANF is encoded by the coding sequence ATGGCAGTTTTATCTAAAATTAGACAACGTTCATTCTTCTTAATCATTATCATTGCTTTAGCATTGTTTTCATTTGTACTTGCAGATGTAATTCAAAGTGGAACTTTTGGAGCAGGAGCAAATGATGTAGGTTCTGTAAACGGAACAGACATTGAAGCACAACAATTTATGCAAAATGTTGCAATGATTGAAAAGCAAGGACAAGGTACTAGTTCAACTCAAGCTTTAAATAGTGCTTGGGATCAAGAAGTTAGAAGAATTATCCTTACAGAAGAGTTTGAAAAATTAGGTTTAAAAATTGGTAGCGAGCAATTAATTAACGTTATCAAACAAAATCCTAACTTAGCTCAAAATCCTCAATTTTTGAATGCTGCTGGTCAGTTTGACGAAAACAAATTCAAAGAGTCTTTAAAAGGAATCAAAAACGCTCCAGACCAAACACAATGGTTACAATGGAAAGAATTTGAGAAAAACATTGAAAGATATGCCCTTGAGCAAATGTATAACACAATGATTAAATCTGGTGTTTATACAACTAAAGCTGAAGGTAAATATTTATACAAGTTAGAAAATGATAAAGCTGATTTTGACTATGTAACTGTAGCTTTCTCAACTGTTGCTGATGATCAAGTAAAAGTTTCAGATGCTGAAATCATCGACTTCATGAAAAAATCTCCTAAAAAATACAAATCAGATAACACAACTAGTGTCGATTTTGTTTTAGTAGAAAACAAACCATCTAAAGAAGATGAGCAAGCTATGCTATCTTCTATTGGCGATGTAAAAGTAAAATTTGATTCTGTTGCTAATGTTGGTGAGTTTGTAAATGCAAATTCAGATATCAAATTTGATTCTACATACGTAACTAAAAAAGATTTACCTATCGACTATCAAGAAGAGTTGTTCAACTTGCCAGTTGGTGGTGTTTATGGTCCTTATGTTTTCAATGGTCACCAATGTATTTCAAGAATGGTTGCTAAAAAAGGAAACGCAAGTGCAAAAGCTAGTCACATTTTATTAGCTTACAAAGGAGCTCCTCAATCAACTGCTACAAGAACTAAAGAAGAAGCTCAAGCATTAGCTAACGATTTATTAGCTCAAGCTAAAGCTAATCCTGGAAATTTTGCAATGTTAGCAATGACAAATTCTGACGATCCAGGTTCTAAAAATAATGGTGGTGAGTATGACAACATTACTCCAGGACAAATGGTTCCTCAGTTTAATGATTTCGTATTCAACAATGCAGTTGGAACTATTGGAGTTGTAGAAACAGATTATGGTTTCCACGTTATTAAAGTAATGGATAAATACAACGCTGTTTTATTAGGGACTGTTGCTCAAAAAATCCAACCATCTGAAGCTACAATCGATGCTATTTATACAAAAGCAAGTCAATTAGAGGCTGATGCTAATGAAAATGCTGATTTTGCTGCTTTAGCTAAAAAAGCTGGATTAGAAGTTATTCCTGCAACAAACTTAAAAGGTTCTGACGAGTATGTTCAAGGTGTAGGTTCTCAAAGAGAAATTGTAAGATGGTCATTCAATAAAGATACAGAAATTGGAGATGTAAGACGTTTTGAAGTTCCTCAAGGTTTTGTTATTGCAAAATTAAAAGACAGAAACGAAAGCGGTTTATTACCAATCGATATTGCTAAACAATCTGTTGAACCAATCATCAAAAATCAGAAAAAAGCTGAAATCATTAAGAAAAAAATGAGCGGAGCTTCATTAGAAGAAGCTGCTAAAAAATCTGGAGCTACAGTACAAACTGCTACTGGAGTTTCATTAAAAGCACCAGTTGTTCCAAATATCGGAAACGAGCCAAAAGTTGTTGGTAAAGCATTTGGTTTAGCTGCGGGTAAAACTTCTGAAATCATTGAAGGAAATACAGGAATGTTTATGGTTAGAGCTAAAGCTGTAACTAAAGCCCCTGAAGTTCCAAGTTATGAGACTTATATTACTCAAGATAGATCTCAAAACAGATCTTACGCGGTTTCTATGAGTTATATAGCTTTAAAAGAGAAAGCAGAAATTAAAGACAATAGAGCTAACTTCTAA
- a CDS encoding hemolysin family protein, with product MDIAIIVICLLLSAFFSGMEIAYVSSNKVYLSIEKRQNNFNASILNKLTEKPSQFITAMLVGNNVVLVVYGFYSGDLIIDFFNNYLHLSAFVGLLLQTLISTAIILLTAEFLPKVFFQIYANSFIKFFAVPSYFFYQLFFWPTKFIIWISDIILRKFFKTPGDQVQEYFSKVELGNYITEQMSNVSDENEIDSEIQIFQNALEFSDLKARDIMTPRTEISGVDILDSVSELKDTFVKTGYSKLLIYQNSIDDILGYVHSFELFKKPKTIKSVMIPVEYIPETIFIKDALDLLTKKRKSIAVVLDEYGGTSGIITVEDIIEQLFGEIEDEHDLDEELIDEILEENVYLFSARLEVEFLNEKYNLQIPESDSYTTLGGFIVNHTKEIPTNEEKIIIENFEIIIHSASNKKIELVRFSVKEEKR from the coding sequence ATGGATATAGCCATTATAGTAATTTGCCTATTACTTTCTGCTTTTTTTTCCGGAATGGAAATCGCTTATGTATCATCAAACAAAGTATACTTATCGATAGAAAAAAGGCAAAACAACTTTAATGCTTCTATTTTAAACAAACTAACCGAAAAACCTTCTCAGTTTATAACCGCAATGCTCGTTGGTAACAATGTAGTATTAGTTGTTTATGGTTTTTATTCCGGAGATTTAATTATTGATTTTTTCAACAACTACCTTCATCTTTCCGCATTTGTTGGATTGTTACTTCAAACTTTAATCTCTACTGCAATTATTTTGTTAACGGCTGAATTTTTACCAAAAGTATTTTTTCAAATTTATGCCAATTCATTTATCAAATTTTTTGCAGTACCAAGCTATTTCTTTTATCAATTATTCTTTTGGCCAACAAAATTTATTATTTGGATTTCGGACATCATCCTTCGAAAATTCTTTAAAACACCTGGAGACCAAGTACAAGAATATTTTAGTAAAGTTGAATTAGGCAACTATATTACTGAACAAATGAGCAATGTATCAGATGAAAACGAAATAGATTCAGAAATTCAAATTTTTCAAAATGCTTTAGAATTTTCGGATTTAAAAGCTAGAGATATCATGACACCAAGAACCGAAATTAGTGGTGTTGATATTTTAGATTCAGTTTCTGAATTAAAAGACACTTTCGTTAAAACAGGCTATTCTAAATTGCTTATTTATCAGAATTCGATTGATGACATTTTAGGTTATGTTCACTCTTTTGAACTTTTCAAAAAACCAAAAACTATTAAAAGCGTAATGATTCCAGTTGAATACATTCCTGAAACTATTTTCATAAAAGATGCGTTGGATTTATTAACCAAAAAAAGAAAAAGTATCGCAGTTGTATTAGACGAATATGGTGGAACTTCTGGTATTATTACAGTAGAAGATATTATCGAACAACTTTTCGGAGAAATTGAAGACGAACATGATTTAGACGAAGAATTAATCGATGAAATCTTAGAAGAAAATGTTTATTTGTTTTCTGCTCGATTAGAAGTAGAATTCTTAAATGAAAAATATAATTTACAGATTCCCGAATCAGATTCATATACAACTTTAGGCGGTTTTATTGTAAATCATACTAAAGAAATACCTACGAATGAAGAAAAAATTATCATTGAAAATTTCGAAATAATCATTCATTCCGCAAGTAATAAAAAAATTGAATTAGTTCGTTTTTCTGTAAAAGAAGAAAAAAGATAA
- the lptC gene encoding LPS export ABC transporter periplasmic protein LptC — protein MKIFIKNNILNMVTIFIVTMFFSCESDIKKVQQLSETSFIPTGEADTLNLKYTDSGRIKSILKSPKMLDYSNIVNPFTEFPKGIHVTLFDDKGNTTTIVANYAVSYKKTDIIDLQGNVTISSQNGKKLETSQLYFDQKNEWFFTEKHFKYSDEAGGYLEGPGVDFSKDFKIFNMQKSSGEVNTTE, from the coding sequence ATGAAGATATTCATTAAAAATAATATTCTAAACATGGTCACGATTTTTATCGTGACTATGTTTTTTTCATGTGAAAGCGACATCAAAAAAGTACAACAACTAAGTGAAACTAGTTTTATTCCTACTGGTGAAGCCGACACATTAAATTTAAAATACACCGATTCTGGCAGAATCAAATCGATATTAAAAAGCCCTAAAATGCTTGATTATAGTAATATCGTAAATCCATTTACCGAATTCCCTAAAGGAATTCATGTAACCCTTTTTGACGATAAAGGAAACACTACAACCATTGTGGCTAATTATGCCGTTTCTTATAAAAAAACCGATATTATCGACTTACAAGGTAATGTTACTATTAGTTCCCAAAATGGAAAAAAACTAGAAACGTCGCAATTGTATTTTGACCAAAAAAACGAATGGTTTTTTACAGAAAAACATTTTAAATACTCAGATGAAGCTGGTGGTTATCTTGAAGGCCCTGGTGTAGATTTTAGTAAAGATTTTAAAATCTTTAACATGCAAAAAAGTAGTGGAGAAGTAAACACCACTGAATAA
- a CDS encoding tetratricopeptide repeat protein, whose protein sequence is MKTKLTLLLVAAASFFVQAQNTEACTETLSLMSTSVKAKDVTSYDYLTTLRKDCPSFHKSIYTLGEFAVKLKIEKATTPQDKEKYVRDLLKLYDEHDKYFPDNGAGNKMKKGLALFDNKVGTTDEVFQLLDNAFKTDYANFKYAKAMYVYFEILVNKHKANQGVELQQVFDKYDDLANKLDEEEEELTNEKDALISKEDSGVALSDREVKRKARLEENLEIFSGVRNDMGNIILELSTCAKLIPFYQKSFEANKTNEEWLKRAANRLEAKECDTDPLFSKISEALYKLNPSADAAEKLGVVEYQRKNITKAMDYFNQAAELYKDNTKKANVYYKMASIYSKSNKVQSRNYARKALAVKPSYGKAYLLIASLYGSSINDCGNDQFEKRAMYWLAAQYCDKAAAVDSSLRSQASSNAAKYRAAAPSKTEIFQSGKAGQRIAFNCWVGESIAVPSL, encoded by the coding sequence ATGAAAACGAAATTAACTTTATTATTGGTAGCTGCTGCTAGCTTTTTTGTTCAAGCCCAAAACACAGAGGCTTGCACTGAGACTTTAAGCTTAATGTCAACTTCAGTAAAAGCGAAAGATGTTACTAGTTACGATTATTTAACAACACTTAGAAAAGACTGCCCTTCTTTTCACAAGAGTATTTATACTTTAGGAGAATTTGCTGTTAAATTAAAAATTGAAAAAGCAACAACTCCTCAAGACAAGGAAAAATATGTTCGTGATTTGTTAAAATTATACGACGAACACGATAAATATTTCCCAGATAATGGTGCTGGAAATAAAATGAAAAAAGGGTTGGCATTATTTGACAACAAAGTTGGAACTACTGATGAAGTTTTCCAATTATTAGACAATGCTTTCAAAACTGATTACGCAAACTTTAAATATGCTAAAGCTATGTACGTTTACTTTGAAATCTTAGTAAACAAACACAAAGCAAATCAAGGCGTAGAATTACAACAAGTTTTTGATAAATACGACGATTTAGCTAATAAATTAGACGAAGAAGAAGAAGAACTTACAAATGAGAAAGATGCTTTAATTAGCAAAGAAGATTCTGGCGTTGCTCTTTCTGATAGAGAAGTAAAAAGAAAAGCAAGATTAGAAGAAAACTTAGAAATTTTCTCAGGTGTTAGAAATGATATGGGAAATATTATTCTTGAACTTTCTACATGTGCTAAGTTAATTCCTTTCTATCAAAAAAGCTTTGAAGCCAACAAAACTAACGAAGAGTGGTTAAAAAGAGCTGCTAACCGTTTAGAAGCTAAAGAATGTGATACAGATCCATTATTCTCTAAAATTTCAGAAGCACTTTACAAATTAAACCCAAGTGCTGATGCAGCTGAAAAATTAGGAGTTGTTGAATATCAAAGAAAAAACATAACAAAAGCTATGGATTATTTTAATCAAGCAGCTGAGTTATACAAAGACAACACTAAAAAAGCTAATGTTTATTACAAAATGGCTAGTATTTACAGCAAATCAAATAAAGTTCAATCTCGTAACTATGCAAGAAAAGCTTTAGCTGTTAAACCATCTTACGGAAAAGCATATTTATTAATTGCTTCTCTTTATGGATCAAGCATCAACGATTGTGGTAACGATCAGTTTGAAAAAAGAGCAATGTATTGGTTAGCTGCACAATATTGTGATAAAGCTGCTGCTGTAGATTCTTCTTTAAGATCTCAAGCAAGTAGTAATGCAGCTAAATATAGAGCTGCTGCTCCTTCTAAAACAGAAATTTTCCAATCAGGAAAAGCTGGTCAAAGAATCGCTTTCAACTGTTGGGTTGGAGAAAGTATAGCTGTTCCAAGTTTATAA
- a CDS encoding type III pantothenate kinase yields MLLTIDVGNSRIKVAVFEHNKQLDFFIFETKEALKKFENIFKKYSNIEKITLSSVGKLEENVLNYIKNSFPTEIISHKSAFPFINLYSTPETLGIDRMVLAAGATLMYPNQNRLIIDAGTCITYDFVNSKNEYLGGAISPGIKIRYKSLNDYTSKLPLLELDETNYLIGDSTKNAIHSGVVNGVIFEIEGFISQYSLKNQDLTIILTGGDAIFLAKRLKSTIFANSNFLLESLNLLSLYTHQK; encoded by the coding sequence ATGCTTTTAACAATTGATGTTGGTAATTCAAGAATTAAAGTTGCTGTATTTGAACACAATAAGCAATTGGACTTTTTTATTTTTGAAACTAAAGAGGCTTTAAAAAAATTTGAAAATATTTTTAAAAAATATTCAAATATTGAAAAAATCACACTTTCATCGGTTGGTAAACTCGAAGAAAATGTTTTGAATTACATTAAAAATAGTTTCCCAACAGAAATTATTAGTCATAAATCAGCTTTTCCATTTATAAATCTTTATAGCACTCCTGAAACTTTAGGTATCGACAGAATGGTATTAGCAGCTGGAGCAACATTAATGTATCCAAATCAAAACAGACTAATAATAGATGCAGGAACATGCATTACCTATGACTTTGTTAATTCTAAAAACGAATATTTAGGTGGCGCTATTTCTCCTGGAATAAAAATTAGATATAAAAGCCTAAACGATTACACTTCAAAACTCCCATTATTAGAATTAGACGAAACCAATTATCTAATTGGAGACAGTACAAAAAATGCAATTCATAGTGGCGTTGTGAATGGCGTAATCTTTGAAATCGAGGGGTTTATTTCCCAATATTCTCTTAAAAATCAAGATTTAACAATAATTTTAACAGGTGGAGACGCCATTTTTTTGGCTAAAAGATTAAAAAGCACCATATTTGCCAATTCAAATTTCTTACTGGAAAGTTTGAACCTATTATCACTATACACACATCAAAAATGA
- a CDS encoding GYDIA family GHMP kinase yields the protein MEIQTFYSNGKLLITGEYVVLDGAKALALPTKFGQKLVVKEGDNKIIKWTSYDSDGSVWFNDYILFEEVRNKTVRDTNSSVKNTLIEILHQAFIQNPTFLDKNGFEIETFLTFPRLWGLGTSSTLINSIGDWLQIDAFELLQKSFGGSGYDIACAKADSPIIYQLENEQPHYKPIHFNPSFKENIHFVYLNQKQSSKLAIANYMSKHHHVNAIISKINTISYEAIDCKEGKEFAKLMEKHEIIMSDVLELQTVKEKLFPDFKGVIKSLGAWGGDFVMAVSKENPKDYFIEKGYNIVLSYEEMIL from the coding sequence ATGGAAATCCAAACCTTTTACAGTAACGGAAAATTACTCATTACAGGAGAATATGTGGTTTTAGATGGCGCTAAAGCATTGGCTTTACCTACTAAGTTTGGGCAAAAATTAGTTGTAAAAGAAGGCGACAACAAAATCATAAAATGGACAAGTTATGATTCTGATGGAAGTGTTTGGTTTAACGATTACATTTTATTTGAAGAAGTAAGAAATAAAACTGTTCGAGATACAAATTCATCTGTTAAAAACACTTTGATTGAAATCTTACATCAAGCTTTTATTCAAAACCCAACCTTTTTAGACAAAAACGGATTCGAAATTGAAACCTTTTTAACCTTTCCACGTCTTTGGGGATTAGGCACTTCTTCAACTCTAATAAATAGTATAGGTGATTGGCTTCAAATTGATGCTTTTGAGTTATTACAAAAAAGTTTTGGCGGAAGCGGATATGACATTGCATGTGCCAAAGCAGATAGTCCTATTATTTATCAACTAGAAAATGAACAACCACATTATAAACCAATTCATTTTAATCCAAGCTTTAAAGAAAACATCCATTTTGTTTATTTGAATCAAAAACAAAGTAGTAAACTCGCCATTGCAAATTATATGAGCAAACATCATCATGTTAACGCAATAATTTCAAAAATCAATACAATATCTTACGAAGCAATAGATTGCAAAGAAGGTAAAGAGTTTGCCAAACTTATGGAAAAGCATGAAATCATCATGAGCGATGTATTAGAATTGCAAACCGTTAAAGAAAAACTTTTCCCAGACTTCAAAGGCGTAATTAAAAGCTTAGGCGCTTGGGGCGGAGACTTTGTAATGGCTGTTTCTAAAGAAAATCCGAAAGATTACTTCATTGAAAAAGGGTACAATATTGTGCTTTCTTATGAAGAAATGATTTTATAA
- a CDS encoding hydroxymethylglutaryl-CoA reductase, degradative — MTQNVKGFSKLSKEEKINWITNTYFSNPEEAKQSILKYWNSDENLQKLHDEFIENTLTNFYLPYGVAPNFIINGKSYTIPMAIEESSVVAAASKAAKFWGERGGFKTSIINTEKIGQVHFLFNGNSDKLVAFFNKVKPIFFAETEEVTKNMRKRGGGILDIELRNKTHEIANYYQLHATFNTKDSMGANFINTCLEQFAKTLENQAQEYTDFNQEEKNIQIIMSILSNYVPNCLVRVEVSCPIDQISEDKNIDATEFAQKFATAVRIAEMEPYRAVTHNKGIMNGIDAVVLATGNDFRAIEAGIHAFASKSGQYSSLSHVKIENDIFTFWMEIPLALGTVGGLTSLHPLVKFSMELLGKPSAEELMQIVAAAGLAQNFAALRSLTTTGIQQGHMKMHLMNILNQHHATKEEKQKVLDYFKDTTVSHSLVVDYLEKIRS, encoded by the coding sequence ATGACTCAAAACGTTAAAGGCTTTTCAAAACTTTCTAAAGAAGAGAAAATAAATTGGATAACAAATACCTATTTTTCTAATCCTGAAGAAGCAAAACAAAGCATTCTTAAATACTGGAATTCAGATGAAAATTTGCAAAAATTACACGATGAATTCATTGAAAACACTTTAACAAATTTCTATCTTCCTTATGGCGTAGCACCAAATTTCATTATCAATGGCAAAAGCTACACAATTCCAATGGCTATTGAAGAAAGTTCTGTAGTTGCAGCGGCTTCAAAAGCAGCAAAATTTTGGGGAGAACGTGGCGGATTTAAAACATCAATTATCAATACCGAAAAAATTGGACAAGTTCATTTCTTGTTCAATGGTAACTCAGACAAATTAGTAGCTTTTTTCAATAAAGTAAAGCCTATTTTCTTTGCAGAAACGGAAGAAGTTACCAAAAATATGAGAAAACGTGGTGGCGGAATTCTTGATATAGAATTAAGAAACAAAACACACGAAATTGCAAACTATTACCAATTGCATGCAACTTTTAACACAAAAGACAGCATGGGAGCAAATTTCATAAATACTTGTTTAGAACAATTTGCCAAAACTCTAGAAAATCAAGCTCAAGAATACACTGATTTTAATCAAGAAGAAAAAAATATTCAAATCATAATGAGTATTTTGAGTAATTATGTTCCAAATTGCTTAGTGCGAGTTGAAGTTTCTTGTCCAATTGATCAAATTTCAGAAGATAAAAATATAGACGCAACTGAATTTGCCCAGAAATTTGCAACTGCTGTTCGCATTGCAGAAATGGAACCTTATAGAGCGGTTACCCACAACAAAGGAATTATGAACGGAATTGATGCGGTAGTTTTAGCAACAGGAAACGATTTCAGAGCTATCGAAGCCGGAATTCATGCTTTTGCTAGTAAATCGGGTCAATATTCAAGTTTATCTCATGTAAAAATAGAAAATGATATTTTTACTTTTTGGATGGAAATTCCTTTAGCTTTAGGAACTGTTGGTGGTTTAACTTCGTTACATCCATTAGTGAAATTTTCAATGGAATTATTAGGTAAACCTTCTGCTGAAGAATTGATGCAAATTGTTGCCGCTGCTGGATTAGCTCAAAACTTTGCAGCTCTACGTTCACTTACAACAACTGGAATTCAACAAGGACACATGAAAATGCACCTAATGAATATCTTAAATCAACATCACGCTACAAAAGAAGAAAAACAAAAAGTACTTGACTATTTTAAAGACACGACTGTTTCGCATAGTTTGGTTGTTGATTATTTAGAAAAAATTAGAAGTTAA